In one Dermochelys coriacea isolate rDerCor1 chromosome 20, rDerCor1.pri.v4, whole genome shotgun sequence genomic region, the following are encoded:
- the QTRT1 gene encoding queuine tRNA-ribosyltransferase catalytic subunit 1: MAAPSSRGPALSLRVVAECGLSKARACELRLPHGPVLSPVFMPVGTQGTMKGITARQLEGLGCRICLGNTYHLGMRPGPELIKQASGLHGFMNWPQNLLTDSGGFQMVSLVELSEVTEEGVRFQSPYNGEEILLTPEKSIEIQNALGSDIMMQLDDVVSSTITGPRVEEAMYRSIRWLDRCIAANSKPDEQNLFAIIQGGLDPTLRTKCLEEMTQRDVPGFAIGGLSGGEAKDHFWRMVTLSTDRLPRGKPRYLMGVGYATDLVVCVALGCDMFDCVFPTRTARFGSALVPWGSLPVKNKQFAKDFRPIDENCDCPTCCRYSRAFLHALVRSETVAMHLLTVHNIAYQLNLMRSIRESIVEQRFPQFVRDFMRTMYGSRERYPPWAVEALASVNITLE; encoded by the exons ATGGCGGCGCCCAGCAGCCGCGGCCCGGCGCTGTCCCTGCGCGTGGTGGCCGAGTGCGGGCTGAGCAAGGCCCGGGCCTGCGAGCTGCGGCTGCCGCACGGCCCCGTGCTCAGCCCGGTCTTCATGCCCGTGGGCACGCAGGGCACCATGAAGGGGATCACGGCCCGGCagctggaggggctgggctgcCGCATCTGCCTGGGCAACACCTACCACCTGGGCATGAGGCCG GGGCCTGAACTCATCAAACAAGCCAGCGGCCTTCACGGGTTCATGAACTGGCCACAGAACCTGCTCACG GACAGCGGCGGGTTCCAGATGGTCTCCCTGGTGGAGCTGTCCGAGGTGACGGAGGAGGGCGTCCGCTTCCAGTCTCCGTACAATGGGGAAGAGATCCTGCTGACGCCGGAGAAATCCATCGAAATCCAGAACGCGCTGG GCTCAGACATCATGATGCAGCTGGATGACGTGGTGAGCAGCACCATCACGGGGCCCCGGGTGGAGGAAGCCATGTACAG GTCGATTCGCTGGCTGGACCGCTGCATTGCCGCCAACAGCAAACCCGACGAGCAGAACCTCTTCGCCATCATCCAGGGTGGGCTGGACCCTACCCTCCGCACCAAGTGTTTGGAAG AGATGACGCAGCGGGACGTGCCCGGCTTCGCCATCGGGGGGCTGAGCGGCGGTGAGGCGAAAGATCACTTCTGGAGGATGGTGACCCTCAGCACCGACCGTCTCCCCAGGGGGAAGCCCCGCTACCTCATGGGGGTTGG CTACGCCACGGACCTGGTGGTCTGCGTTGCCCTGGGCTGCGACATGTTTGACTGCGTCTTCCCCACCCGGACAGCG CGCTTCGGCTCGGCCCTGGTGCCCTGGGGGTCCCTGCCAGTGAAGAACAAGCAGTTTGCCAAGGACTTCCGGCCCATCGACGAGAACTGCGACTGCCCCACCTGCTGCAG GTACAGCCGGGCCTTCCTGCACGCCCTGGTCCGCAGCGAGACGGTTGCCATGCACCTCCTCACAGTACACAACATCGCCTACCAG TTGAATCTGATGCGGTCGATCCGGGAGAGCATTGTGGAGCAGAGGTTCCCGCAGTTCGTTCGGGACTTCATGAGAACCATGTACGGCAGCCGGGAGCGGTACCCGCCGTGGGCTGTGGAGGCCCTGGCCTCGGTCAATATCACCCTGGAgtga